The DNA segment ATACCCGCGCGATGCGCTGCAAGCACCTTGCCCTTGATCCCGCCGACGGGCAGAACCTGGCCGCGCAGTGTGATCTCGCCGGTCATTGCGACGTCACCGCGAACGGGACGACCGGTGAGCAGGCTGGTCAGGGAAATCAGCATCGGAATCCCCGCAGAAGGACCGTCCTTGCTGATACCGCCCGCAGGAACGTGGATGTGGATCTGATTCTTCTCGAATACAGTGGGATCGATCTTGAGTTGCTCGGCGTTACTGCGCAGATAGGAGAGGGCCGTCTCAGCGGATTCGCGCATCACGTCGCCGAGCTGACCTGTGAGGTTGAGGCCGGGTTTCCCCTGCATCCGGGCCGACTCTGTGAAGACGATGTCACCGCCGATCGGCGTCCAGACCATGCCCGTGGCAATTCCGGCGCGATCGAAGCGCTCCGCCATCTCGCGTTCAAACGGGGGCGGTCCCAGGAGCTTGGCGAGATCATCCGGGGTGATCTCGGGGGCAGCTTGGTTTTCGGCGATCTTGAGGGCCGACTTCCGCACGAGCGCGGCGATATTGCGTTCCAGATTGCGAACACCGGCTTCCCGTGTGTAGCCATCTATGATCGCGGCGATCACCTCATCCGAAAGCGTCACGTCCGACGAATCCAGCCCATGGCCTTCGAGCTGACGCTGCACGAGGAAGTCTCGCGCGATGCGCTGCTTCTCGCGCGCGGTGTAACCGGGTAACTCGATCAGCTCCATGCGGTCCAGCAGGGGCGGTGGAATCGTGTCGGTGCGGTTCGCGGTCGCAATGAACAGGACCTTGGAAAGATCGAATGGCAGATCCAGGTAGTGGTCCGAGAACGTGCCGTTCTGTTCGGGGTCGAGTACTTCGAGCAACGCAGAGGACGGATCCCCTCGGTAGTCGGTCCCAACCTTGTCGATCTCATCGAGCATGAATACGGGATTGCGGGTCCCCGCCGTCTTCAGGCTCTGAATCACGCGGCCGGGAAGCGCACCTACGTACGTGCGGCGATGCCCGCGAATCTCGGCCTCGTCGCGCACGCCACCCAGCGATGCCCGGACGAATTTGCGACCCATCGCTCGCGCGACGGACTTGCCCAGAGAGGTCTTGCCCACCCCCGGTGGTCCAACGAAGCACAGGATAGGGCCCTTGGGATCGTCGACGAGGTGGCGCACCGCCAGATACTCCAGGACGCGTTCCTTGACGTTTTCCAACCCGTAGTGATCTTCATCGAGAATCCGACGTGCGTGCGGCAGATCGAGGTTGTCTTCGGTCTCGGCTGCCCATGGCAGATCGAGAATCCACTCCACATAGGAGCGCGAGACGGAACGCTCAGGCGAGTGCGAAGGCATGCCCGACATGCGATTGACTTCGCGCTCCGCGACGTCGTACACATCCTCGGGTAGTTCGGCGTCTTCCAGACGCGTGCGCAATTCGTCGCCTTCTGCCACCTGCTCGTCGGCCTCGCCGAGTTCTTCCCGGATCTTCCGCAGTTGTTCCCGGAGCAGTTTCTTGCGCTGGCCGTGGTCGATCTCACCGGCCGCACGTTCCGCAAAGCTCTTGCTGACCTGCGCGATGCGGATCTCGCGCACCAGATAGCTCATGAGCACTCGCAGACGGGCGAGCACGTCGGGTTGCGCGAGCAGTTCGACCTTCTCGTCGAGCGGCAGGTTGCTATTGAACGCGATCAGATCGGCGAGTCGCGCGGAGTCATCGATCCGGTCGAGAACCTCGATCGCTTCGTTGGGCAGATCGTCCCGCAATTCGACCAGTTCGCGCGCAAGTCGTTGCACGGTGCGGCGGGCGGCTTCGGCCTCCGGCGTCTGATCGAACATATCTTCGGGAAGGTCGACATTCACCGCCCGGTAGCCTTCGGCCTCGATCAATTCCTCGACGCGGATGCGCGCAAGGCCGAGGACGACCACCGAAAGGCCGTTACCGGTGTCGGCGACGTGAATGATCTTGGTCACCGTGCCGTACTCGAACAGCTCCGCCTGATCGGGCTCTTCGGTATCGGCTGCGCGTTGCGGTAGAACGGCGAGTAGACCGCCCGAACGCGACGCCGCCTGAACCGCCGCCAGAGAGCGAGAGCGGCCGACATTCAAGGGCAGCGTGACGCCGGGGAACACGACGGTATTCCGAACCGGCAGCAGAGGTAGTTCCCTGGGGACGGAGACGGTCTCGCCCCCGATCTCGATGCTGAAGTCGCCGTTTTCACTCACGATACTGGCCAAGGCTAGGACCGGAAGGGCCGCGGTCAAGGGCCCCTGGTGATGTGTTCAGCCCCCAGAGGCACGAAACCGCCGCTCCGGAAGCCCGGAGCGGCGGTTCCTCGAGAATTTCTGCTAGACGCGAATGCTCAGTACTTGAGCTTCTTGTAATCCAGCGACTGGACCCCGCGAATATTGCGGATCTCAGAGATCAGGGAACCCGCTTGCGAGTAGTCCTTGAGCTTGCCTTTGACCATCACGTTCTTTTCCGTGACGGTGAACTCGAGCTTGCGGCGGGCCCGCATCAGCTCTTCGTCGTCTTCGATGGCCTTTTCGATCTTGGCCAGGATCTCGTCATCGGTCGGATTGGCTTCCTCCGGCGGACGAACGATGATGCGATTGCGGACTTCCTTGATGCCCTTCTGGCCGGAGGCGAGTTCTTCCGCCTTCGCCTTCAATTCCTCGCTCGCGACACTACCGGTCATCATGAGTGTGCCGCGCATTGCCATGAGCTTGACTTCCATCATGCCGGGCTCGATGTAGAACTTCTTCCCAACTTTGAGCGTGCGCTTGGCGTCAGCAGCGCTCTGTGCCGCGGCGTCGAAAGCAAAGCTGAGCGCGAAAACCGCCAGGCCAAAAATCATGATCGTGCGAACGGTGCGAGTCATTTTTTCTCCTCCCCAATACTGTCCGAAATCCACCCGGGCGATCGCCGGGGGCTAGTTCCTGCAACGGAATGCCGGCCGGCAACGCCCAGTTTGAGCAGTGCTGCGCCAGCGGGTCAGTCGGTGTGTAGCCTATCCGAGTCTCCGGTGTCGGGTCAACCGACACAAACGGCGCAATTACGCGTTGTTACAAGAGAAATTCCTCGGAGATCTCCGGCCTCCTGCAATTCAGACGGATCAGTACCGGGCGTATTCGACCAGCAGTTCAATCCGCCGCTTCCAGGAACCCTCCCAGCGATCCAGGAGATTCCTGCCAGGGCTGGTTCCACGGTCCAGAATCGCGTAGATGGGTTCCAGAAACAGGCTCTCGTCCTCTCCGGAGCGACTCTTTGCGCCCAGTCGCTTCAGACCGGCAGCCGAGATATCGACGAGTTCGCGCGCTACAGCTGCGACCAAACCGTCGGGCGCCTGCGCCTTGAGTCCAACTCGCGCCACCTCCGCGTGCAGTGCGTCGACTTCTTCGAAAGTCCAGTTATCCAGTCGCTGGCGGGCGGCGGCCAGCGAGCCCGCGTCGTAGAACAGACCCTTCCAGAACGCCGGCAGTGCGCAAACCAGTCCGGGAGGTACGGCATCGGTACCGCGTGTTTCGATCACTCGCTTGAGTCGAACTTCGGGAAACAATGTGGTCAAGTGGACATTCCAGTCGGCGAGTATCGCCGAGTGACCTTCGAATCCCTCGGCCATGAAATGCCGAAACGTCAACCCGCGCGTCGGCAGGTGCGTGCCCTCGCGCACGATGAAATACATCGGAACATCGAGTGCCCACTCGGTGTAACGCGAATACACCGTGCCTTCGCCCCATCCCTTTTCGAAGGCGAACGGCAGAAATCCGCAGCGATCGGGATCCGTCTTGCGCCACACCCATGCACGCTGCGATTCATAGCCGTTTGGCTCGCCTTCACTGATGCTCGAATTCGCCCACAATGCTGTCGAGATCGGGGACGCGGCAAGGCCGACGCGCAGCTTGTCGGCGGCGTCGGCTTCGGACTCGAAATCGAAGTTCGCCTGCACGCCTGCGGTGGCATGCATCATGTGTAGGCCGAGCTCGTCTCGCTTCCCGAGATACTCGCGCATGATCGCATAGCGACCTCTCGGCATTTTCGGAGTGCGCTCGATCGGCGCGATCGGCCGCACTCCGAGACCGAGCCAAACGATCCGAAAAGGTTCTGATACGTGCTTCAGCAGGGCAATGTGGTCATTGAACTCCTTGCACGTCTCGTGCAGGGTCGACAGCGGCGCACCCGATAGTTCGAGCTGGCCACCCGGTTCCAGCGTAATACTGGTTCCGTCTCGCTCCAAACCTAACAACTTTCCTTCGTCGAGTAGCGGCGAGAATCCGTGGTCACGACGCAGCACTTCGAAAAGAGCGCCGATACCCCGTTCTCCCTCGTAGGGAACCGGCTCCAGGGTGTCGGAATAGAGTCCGAGCTTCTCGTGCTCGGTTCCGAGCTTCCAACGGGCCGGTGGCTTCTCTCCATGGCGGAAGAACTCGAGCAGTTGATCCGGATTCTCCAGCGGCTGAGCCAGAGTCGGGTCTTCGCGGGTCATGGTCATGGCGATACCTCGGGATAGAGGTCTGGGTGCAAGAAGCGCAGCGCAGCACAGGTCACTGCCTGCGCTCCGTATTCCGCTCGGGTCAGATGGCCTCCGGTCAGACGGCCGATATTGCCCGCTCCCGTGCCCGGATCATCGAACCCGGCGGGTGGGGAATAGCTCGCATCGAACACGCCCCCGATCGGTTTGCGAGGCGAACGAGTCGCCGGACCGACGCAATCGGGCGGGTACTCGAAGCCGGCTGTGAAGCCGACCCCTTCGCGTTTCCCGTCAAATAGCACACAGCAACCGATGTTGATGAACCCCGTCGGAACCTCCGAAAGGGGTACGAGTCCG comes from the bacterium genome and includes:
- the lon gene encoding endopeptidase La, whose protein sequence is MEIGGETVSVPRELPLLPVRNTVVFPGVTLPLNVGRSRSLAAVQAASRSGGLLAVLPQRAADTEEPDQAELFEYGTVTKIIHVADTGNGLSVVVLGLARIRVEELIEAEGYRAVNVDLPEDMFDQTPEAEAARRTVQRLARELVELRDDLPNEAIEVLDRIDDSARLADLIAFNSNLPLDEKVELLAQPDVLARLRVLMSYLVREIRIAQVSKSFAERAAGEIDHGQRKKLLREQLRKIREELGEADEQVAEGDELRTRLEDAELPEDVYDVAEREVNRMSGMPSHSPERSVSRSYVEWILDLPWAAETEDNLDLPHARRILDEDHYGLENVKERVLEYLAVRHLVDDPKGPILCFVGPPGVGKTSLGKSVARAMGRKFVRASLGGVRDEAEIRGHRRTYVGALPGRVIQSLKTAGTRNPVFMLDEIDKVGTDYRGDPSSALLEVLDPEQNGTFSDHYLDLPFDLSKVLFIATANRTDTIPPPLLDRMELIELPGYTAREKQRIARDFLVQRQLEGHGLDSSDVTLSDEVIAAIIDGYTREAGVRNLERNIAALVRKSALKIAENQAAPEITPDDLAKLLGPPPFEREMAERFDRAGIATGMVWTPIGGDIVFTESARMQGKPGLNLTGQLGDVMRESAETALSYLRSNAEQLKIDPTVFEKNQIHIHVPAGGISKDGPSAGIPMLISLTSLLTGRPVRGDVAMTGEITLRGQVLPVGGIKGKVLAAHRAGIKHVIMPRRNKMDLEEVPAEVREAITFSFVDHSIDAIKEAIPQVG
- a CDS encoding BON domain-containing protein; this encodes MTRTVRTIMIFGLAVFALSFAFDAAAQSAADAKRTLKVGKKFYIEPGMMEVKLMAMRGTLMMTGSVASEELKAKAEELASGQKGIKEVRNRIIVRPPEEANPTDDEILAKIEKAIEDDEELMRARRKLEFTVTEKNVMVKGKLKDYSQAGSLISEIRNIRGVQSLDYKKLKY
- a CDS encoding glutamate--cysteine ligase, which codes for MTMTREDPTLAQPLENPDQLLEFFRHGEKPPARWKLGTEHEKLGLYSDTLEPVPYEGERGIGALFEVLRRDHGFSPLLDEGKLLGLERDGTSITLEPGGQLELSGAPLSTLHETCKEFNDHIALLKHVSEPFRIVWLGLGVRPIAPIERTPKMPRGRYAIMREYLGKRDELGLHMMHATAGVQANFDFESEADAADKLRVGLAASPISTALWANSSISEGEPNGYESQRAWVWRKTDPDRCGFLPFAFEKGWGEGTVYSRYTEWALDVPMYFIVREGTHLPTRGLTFRHFMAEGFEGHSAILADWNVHLTTLFPEVRLKRVIETRGTDAVPPGLVCALPAFWKGLFYDAGSLAAARQRLDNWTFEEVDALHAEVARVGLKAQAPDGLVAAVARELVDISAAGLKRLGAKSRSGEDESLFLEPIYAILDRGTSPGRNLLDRWEGSWKRRIELLVEYARY
- a CDS encoding DUF84 family protein, yielding MSDALRVRVGSRNPAKLSAVRLGLAAFYPRLEIESGDAESGVDEQPIGFSEIVEGARNRARLSYARGNCELAAGIEDGLVPLSEVPTGFINIGCCVLFDGKREGVGFTAGFEYPPDCVGPATRSPRKPIGGVFDASYSPPAGFDDPGTGAGNIGRLTGGHLTRAEYGAQAVTCAALRFLHPDLYPEVSP